GCGGCTGTCCGCGGACGCCCGCATCGCCTCGTGCCGCGCCGCAAGTTCCGCCTCCATGGCGCGCAGAAACGCCGGAGGCAGGAGTTCCTCGCCCGTCAACGGAAAACTCCTAGGCGAACTGCAAGATCAGCATGATGGCCACGACGAAACCGAGAATGACCATCGTCTCCGGGATCGCTTCGAGAATGATCATCGTGCCGGCAGTTTCCGGTTTTTCCGCCACGCTGCCGGCCGCCACGCTGCCGATCCTGGCCTGGGCGAAAGCGGTCGCAAGCGCGGGGATCCCCACGGCCAGCGCCGCCGCCAATGCTACGAGTCCTTTTTCCACGATAGTTTCCTCCTGTATATAAAAGGATGATAATCTTTTCCCTGAGCAGCGTAAAAATTGCCCATGAACTCCACATAATGAAGACGCGCCGCGTGTAGCCCCGACTCGGCGAACGCCAGCACGAAATTGAGCAGATGGACCGCCAGCGCGACGAAAAGTCCCAGCGCCGAAACGCCGAGAACGTCCACGAACTTCGAAGCGGCCACCGCAAGGATAGCCGACGACAGGCCGATGGCGCCGATGCGCACATAACTGAGGATATGCCCGAAAGAACTCATCGCTTCGATCAGTCCGCCGATGCCGCCCCCGGCCGTCAGCAGCACCAAGCCGACGACGAGCGCCGCGATGCCGCCCGGGAAAGCCTGCGGCGGCAAAAGCCGGCGCACGGACATGAGCGCCGCCACCATGGCCAGGATCACCAGCATGGCGCCCAGCTTTTCCATGGCGTGCTTTTTATGGCGAGCTTTCAGACCGTGGATCAGCCCCACCGCCAGACCGAGCAGCACGTGCCCCAGCCCGAGAGCCACCGAAAACATCAGCACCGGCATGACGGCCTGAGAACGTTCCACCCAGAGCGGTTCCACGTGGAACATCCGGTGCGCGAAATCGCCGAAGAACTCGCCGAAGGCGGCGCCCCAGAGAATGCTCCAAACGCACATGGTCATGAGGACGAATGCCACGTCGCGCACCGTTTCGCTTTTGGCGCGGCGGCGCACGAAGCACATCAAAATCAGCATGACCAGTCCGTAGCCGGCGTCGCCGATGATGCAGCCCGCGAAAAACGGGAAAAACACGCCGATCAGGCTGGTGGGATCCGCCGTGCCATAAGCCGGCGGCTGCACGAGTTTGAGAAACACCGCGAAGGGCGCAAAGAATGCGCCGTGGCGGAGAGCGGTCGGCACCTGTCCATATTCGTCGGGTTCCGGTTCGCGGCTGTGAAGCGCGACACGCCCGGCAAATTTTTCTTCCAAACGGACACGGAAATATTCCAGACCACGCTGCGGCATCCAGCCTTCGACCAGCAGCGCGCCGCCGAGGCGATCGCAGCGGCTGAAGACCTGATACTGATCGACCTTGCGATCGATCAGCAAAAAAAACGCCTTCTGCCGAGGACCCCACTGCTTTCTCATGGCGACAAGTGCAGACTGCTCCGCCTTGAGAAGGGACTGGATCTCCGACAGACGGCGTTTCATCAGTTCCATGCTTTCAGCATAATTTTTTCCGGCATATTGAGGCGGCGGCGTCCACACCGCAGCGCCGATGTCGTGCAGGATTTCCGTCACAGCGGAAATCCGCGCCGCCGGCACCGAAAGCTCGACCAGCAGCTGATCCTCTTTGGCGGTATCGTGCACGTGAAACAGCGTTTTCTCGCCGTCAGCGCACTGGCGTTCGATCTGTCTCAGCGCCAGCGGCCAAAGGTCTTTCGCTACCCACCAGAGCAGACAGCGACGTCCCAAGGAATCCTTAAAAGCGAGCGTTCCCAGCTGCGCAAGGATACGTTCCAGCAGTTTTTTCTCATCAGTAAGACGGTCATGCCCTTTCATGATGCGGGCCAGTTCCGCCTGAAATTTTTCTACGCTTTTTTCCAGCTCGGGAACGGTGAGAGCGAGGGATTCGGACAGGATCCGCTCCACCTCGGCGTCGGCCGCAGCGGGAACGCTTTCCGCCGAAGCGGAAACGGCAATTCCATCCAACGTTTCCACCACGGCGCGCAGCTTCTCGCGCAGCACCAGGAGCCGATCCGCCAGATCGACGTTGTGCTGTTCTTCAGAAGGCAGGATCAGATGGACGCGCCCGTCGGCCTGCAAGAAATCGATCAGCTCCATCCCCAGAGATTCGGGGACCGCCATCGACAACCGGCACATTTTTTCGATCATCGGCGCGCTTCCTCCTCTCCGTTCATTGCCGCCCAGGCGCGGTCCAGTTCCGCGTCCATCGGCGCGCAGGCGGCTTCGGCGCGGCGGCGCTCCGCTTCCTCGCGCATCCGCTCGAGAAGCAGCTGAGTCTCGCGCTCATAAGCGGCCACTCTGGCCTTCTGCATCTCGTCGCAGCGTTTCAACGTGTTCTCCACCATCAGCCGCGCCCGCCGTTCCGTCTCGTCGACGCGCGCTTCGAGCTCCCGTTCCAGATCGAGCGTCTGCGTCCGCTGAGACGCAGCGAGTTGGCGCAACCGCTCTTTCCAGCGCGATTCGCTTTCCTTCGGCGTCATGAAGCGCCTCCGGAATTCATCAGATACTCGCACAGATCGCTCCGGTCGATGATCCCGACGAGAAGCCGCCCGTCGAGGACGGGCAGGCGCTTGACTCTGAGCCGCAGCATCAGGTCGGCCACGTTCATGATGTTCGCCGTCGTCTTCACGGACTGACAGTTTGTCTGCATATAGTCGCGCACCGCGCTGGTGCGGACCTGCGAGAATTTTTTCGTCAGCAGTTCGTGCTCGCCGTAGAGGAAGGAATCCTGCGCAAGGATCTCCAGATACGACGGCAGCACGGAACGGAGGATGTCCGATTCCGAAAGGAAGCCCACCAGACGCCACCGCTCGTCCACGACCGGAACGCCGCTCAGGCTGTGACTGTGCAGCACGTGCATGGCGTCTTCGACGGTGTCTTCGGCCATCACCGCGGTCAGATCGCGCTTCATCAGCTGCTCGGCGGTCACCATTTCGTTACTCATGATCTTTTTCTCTCCACGGGAAGACGTTGAGCCGCTCGCGAAACACCGCCAGCACAAAAGCCAGCAGCTGGAAATCGCGCTTCAGCCGCCACGGCTCCTGGAACAGGCGATAGAGCCATTCGCAGCCGATTTTCTGCCAGAAGCGGGGCGCCCGCTTCAACACGCCGGCGTAAACGTCGAAGCTGCCGCCCACGCCCACGCAGAGGCACCCGTCAAGATTCGCGCGCTGCGAGTCGAGCCACTTCTCCTGCGCCGGCATCCCCAGCGCCGCAAACAGGATCTTGGCGCCGCTTTTGCGCACGTTGCCGGCCACCTCGTCGGAAAACGCGCGGTCGAAATAGCCGTCGTAACAGCCCGAAACGACCAATCCGGGATATTCCCTTTGCAGGCGTTCCGCGGCGCGGCGGGCGATGCCCGGGCGGCCGCCCAGCAGGTATACGGGCAGCGATTCGGACGCCGCCAGACGGCAGAGCCGGTCCATGTAATCGATGCCGGCGATGCGTTCCACCACGGGCACTTTCAGTTTTTTCAACGCCCAGACCAGCCCCGCGCCGTCGGGAAGGTTCAGATCGGCCGCGTTGGCGATGCGGCGGAACTCCGCGTCGGAGCGCGTCTCGTTCAGCCCTAGCGCGTTCATCGTCACTACCATGCGGAAGCGCGGCTCGGCGCTCTTGAGCCAGGCCAGACTCTTCGACAGCGCGTAGTTCATGGAGATCCCGTCGATCCTCACGCCCCACAGCGCATGGTCGTCGGCGCGCGCGCGGCGGCCGCCGTGCACGCCCCACAGCACCAGCAGCAGCACGCTGGCCATCGCCGGCACCGCCATTTTCAGCGCGACGGAATCCGGGATCAGCTGCATCAGCGCCACCGAGGCGCCCACCAGCAGGCAGATCTCCGTCACCAGACGCACCGCCGCCGGATGATCCACGCCGCGCTCGATCACGCGGCTGTAAAGGTCGGGCGCCGCGCGAGTCTGTCCACGCGTGAACGCGTGACTGACCAGCCCCAGCGACAGCTCCACCAGCGGTACGGCGTAAAATCCCAGCGGGATCACCATCAGCGCCGTGAGCGTGATGCCCTTGCTGACGCCGATGATGGAAATGCCCGCCACCAGCGTGCCCCACAGGAACGCCAGCGGCGTTCCCAGCTGACGGAACTGATGGCCGAGCCGGCTCCAGTACGCGCCGACCAGCACCAGGGACACGACCGAGACCAAAAACGCCTCGCCCAGATTCTGGCGCGAAAAATACGTCACCGCGACCATCAGCGAAAGGCTGACGCCCAGCAGATGTCCCGCCAGCCCCGGCACCTGGTCGAGCCGCCGGAACAGCACGGGGAACAGCGTCATCCACGCCGTGGTCAGCAGGATAGACTGCCATGAAGACAGGTAGAGGAACGCGGAGCCGCTGGAAGAGACGAACGAGATCGGCTGCCCCGTCAGGGCGAAGATCAGTCCGGGCAGAACGATAAAGGCAAAGAAACCTTTTCCCGGCCGAGCCCGCTCCGCCAGCCCCACGACCATGGACAGCAGCGAACAGGCCACCAGCGCTTCGATGCGGTCGCTGCCGCTCCACAACGCCAGCAGCATCATCACCGTCATCAGCGAAAGGTCCCTCATGTAGAAATATTGATCTCGGCTCAGTTTTTTCCTGAAAAAACGCTGAAGCGCCACGCACCCGATCGCCACCAGAAGCAGCGGCACGATCGCGTCAGCGCTGAAGGGCAACGTCACAGCCGATTCCTCCCTTAACGGTTTCCCCTAAAAATTTTATCAGCCCGCAAACTTGGGAACGGACGAGAAACGCTCGCCCCGACTCATCTCAAACATTATATCAGGAGTTCCCGATAAAAAAAATCCCTTTTCGCGTCCTGGACCGCGAAAACGCCGAAAAAACGCTCGCAGACAAACCGTCGCGGCAAAAGCGTCCGTTTCTCTCAAAGCGATCGCGACGCGGCGGCTGCGATTCATTCGAAAATTCGCGGTCGACGAAAAGTTCCGCAACGAAAAAGGACGGCCGGCCATGGCGCGCCGAACCGTCCTTTTCTCTGAACCGTACCGATTTTTTGCGTGGCGGACGAGCGTTTACTTTTTACCGAGCGGATCGATGTGCTTGACGCCGCCCATGTAGGGGACCAGCGCGTCGGGCAGGTCGATGGAGCCGTCGGCGTTCTGGCAGTTTTCCAGCACGGCGATGAGCGTGCGCCCGATCGCCAGGCCGGAACCGTTCAGCGTGTGCACGTA
This sequence is a window from Pyramidobacter sp. YE332. Protein-coding genes within it:
- a CDS encoding ATPase — its product is MEKGLVALAAALAVGIPALATAFAQARIGSVAAGSVAEKPETAGTMIILEAIPETMVILGFVVAIMLILQFA
- a CDS encoding V-type ATPase 116kDa subunit family protein, with protein sequence MIEKMCRLSMAVPESLGMELIDFLQADGRVHLILPSEEQHNVDLADRLLVLREKLRAVVETLDGIAVSASAESVPAAADAEVERILSESLALTVPELEKSVEKFQAELARIMKGHDRLTDEKKLLERILAQLGTLAFKDSLGRRCLLWWVAKDLWPLALRQIERQCADGEKTLFHVHDTAKEDQLLVELSVPAARISAVTEILHDIGAAVWTPPPQYAGKNYAESMELMKRRLSEIQSLLKAEQSALVAMRKQWGPRQKAFFLLIDRKVDQYQVFSRCDRLGGALLVEGWMPQRGLEYFRVRLEEKFAGRVALHSREPEPDEYGQVPTALRHGAFFAPFAVFLKLVQPPAYGTADPTSLIGVFFPFFAGCIIGDAGYGLVMLILMCFVRRRAKSETVRDVAFVLMTMCVWSILWGAAFGEFFGDFAHRMFHVEPLWVERSQAVMPVLMFSVALGLGHVLLGLAVGLIHGLKARHKKHAMEKLGAMLVILAMVAALMSVRRLLPPQAFPGGIAALVVGLVLLTAGGGIGGLIEAMSSFGHILSYVRIGAIGLSSAILAVAASKFVDVLGVSALGLFVALAVHLLNFVLAFAESGLHAARLHYVEFMGNFYAAQGKDYHPFIYRRKLSWKKDS
- a CDS encoding CBS domain-containing protein; this translates as MSNEMVTAEQLMKRDLTAVMAEDTVEDAMHVLHSHSLSGVPVVDERWRLVGFLSESDILRSVLPSYLEILAQDSFLYGEHELLTKKFSQVRTSAVRDYMQTNCQSVKTTANIMNVADLMLRLRVKRLPVLDGRLLVGIIDRSDLCEYLMNSGGAS
- a CDS encoding WecB/TagA/CpsF family glycosyltransferase; the protein is MTLPFSADAIVPLLLVAIGCVALQRFFRKKLSRDQYFYMRDLSLMTVMMLLALWSGSDRIEALVACSLLSMVVGLAERARPGKGFFAFIVLPGLIFALTGQPISFVSSSGSAFLYLSSWQSILLTTAWMTLFPVLFRRLDQVPGLAGHLLGVSLSLMVAVTYFSRQNLGEAFLVSVVSLVLVGAYWSRLGHQFRQLGTPLAFLWGTLVAGISIIGVSKGITLTALMVIPLGFYAVPLVELSLGLVSHAFTRGQTRAAPDLYSRVIERGVDHPAAVRLVTEICLLVGASVALMQLIPDSVALKMAVPAMASVLLLVLWGVHGGRRARADDHALWGVRIDGISMNYALSKSLAWLKSAEPRFRMVVTMNALGLNETRSDAEFRRIANAADLNLPDGAGLVWALKKLKVPVVERIAGIDYMDRLCRLAASESLPVYLLGGRPGIARRAAERLQREYPGLVVSGCYDGYFDRAFSDEVAGNVRKSGAKILFAALGMPAQEKWLDSQRANLDGCLCVGVGGSFDVYAGVLKRAPRFWQKIGCEWLYRLFQEPWRLKRDFQLLAFVLAVFRERLNVFPWREKDHE